The Bacteroides fragilis NCTC 9343 genome includes the window CAATATTTCAAATATCTCAGCAGTTTGTTTAATCATTACTGTAATGGTTTTAAATTCATTTCACCACAGATTACACGGATTCTCACAGAATTCCATTGAGAATTCAGACCAAAGTATCTGTAAGAATCGGTATTACCCGGTGGTGAATCTTATTTATTCCTAAACTATTTCTCCCGTCCTTTCCGGATAAATCAACGCATATTCCACACCATCCATCCTGCCATACTCGTCGGTGATGCGGAGTTCTTCGTAAAACTGGGATACGATCTGGCAATAGAATGTGATTCTTTCATCAAAAGACACCTCTTGTGTGAAAGGGTAAGCGGCAACAAACGAAAACAAGTCTCCACCAGCCTGCATAAACCGCTTCTTCACTTCTTCCAGGTTGATGTAAGCCTCTTCGGATATATGGGTCTCAAGTGACTCCTCAGCGATGCTGTCGGCCACATTACGGGCCAGTATGGCTCGCTTGCCGACTGTGGCTATCACCTTACGGATACTCTCTAACACTTCATCGTCGTTACGGAGATATTCGACAGAGAGACGCAACGGATATGCCGGTGCAGGCTCAAACCAGACACTGTCTTTCTGCATCAGCACCCGGCAGATATCGGTCCGTTCTTCCAGTTCGAACTGATCTTTGAGATATTTCAGCTGACGGATTTTGACCCGTATCTTATTCTGATACTCTATCCGGTTCAGGTAGCTGATGATTTGCTTCTGTATCTCGATCAGGTTATGGAAACATTCATTGAGTTGTATCCGTACGTTAGCCACCACCAAAACCAGTTCATCATCCGGAACCCGGCGAAAGAAACGGTCTTCTTCGGTGACAAGGAGTTCTTCACTCACTCGTATCAGTGCCTTGATATCCCGCCGTTTTTCATCCAGGCGGACCAGTTTCTTTTTCTTGATCTGATAGTTCGGTTCATTCTTGAATGTGCTGTCGATGTTGCGCTTCAGGTCGATGACATTACGCAAGGTAGTCAAGGCAATGTTACGCAATATACGCTTAATGGTACGCAGGTAAGTGGTCTTCCTTTTCTCATGGTTTTCTTGCTGATAATAAGAGATGGTATCTTTGAGATAGCTGATATGCTCGTTAACAAACGAAGTATTGATCTCCTCGTTTACCTCGAGCACCTGCTCGAAAAAGTGCAGGTAGATATCCTCCATTTCGAGAAACGAACCATTCTCACGAAGCACTCCGTGGTCGATCAGGCTCTGTATACGTTGCAGTTTGTATTCAGTCAGTTCCAGTGCATACTCCCGCCGGAAGGATTGCTGTTTCCGTTTGCCGAACATCTGTTTCAACAAAAGTTGTTCGCGGCTCATCATTTTCAGCAACTCGTCAATAGAGTGAAATGTAGTCATGTATAACGGCTATAAACTTTTTCGGGGTTCCTTATCTTGTCAGTTTTCTCTTCATTCCTCCGGCCACTTCTTCTTTGAGAAAAGTCATCAACGGCTTTCCCACAACAATAAACGTAACGGCCACCAGAATCATCAGAATACCCAGCATCAGCCTGGGCGTCAGCCGCTCACCAAAAATCATGACACCAAAGAAGAGAGCCGTCACCGGTTCGAGTGCTCCCAAGATAGCGGTCGACGTGGAGCCAATGGTGTGAATGGACACAGCGGTACATACCAGTGAAATCACGGTAGGCAGGAAAGCCATTGCCAGAATATTACCCCAGGCAGGAAGTGAAGGCACAGCTTGCAAGTCCGAACAAAAATTCAAACGGACTATATAAATGGAAAGACCGAACAGCAGGGCATAAAAGGTCAACTTGGCCGTTGACATCAACTTCAGGGTGGAATGATTGACACCGACTATATAGACCGCATAAGACAGCGAAGAAAGAATGACCAGCAACATCCCTACCAGACTTAGCGTCTCACCCCCTTCTCCTTTGTAAAGCAGTCCGATGCCGGAAAGGGCCAACAGAATACAGAACACGGTCAGTAACGATACTTTCTCGTGGAAAAACAAGAACATGATAAGCGCCACCATCACCGGATAGACAAACAGAATGGTGGAAGCAATGCCGGCATCCATGTGCTTATAACTCAGAAACAACAACAATGAGGAAGCAGAAAAGAGCAGTCCGCCTACAATCAGCGGCAGAACCTCGTTCTTTTTCAGAGCGAACGATTGTCCTTGTACTTTCATCAGAATGCCTAGAATGAGCACGGCAAACCCGTAGCGGTAGAACAAGACAGAGTCCACTGACATTCCCTCTTTATAAAGCGGCAGTGTAAACAACGGATTCATGCCATAAGTGGCGGCAGCCACAGCCCCGCACACAAATCCTTTAGCCTTACTATTAATATTCATTATTATATTCATTTTTTCGGGGTGCAAAGATACGGTTTTTTAGAGATCTTGGTTACTTTTGCGTCAATTCTAACAGAGATTAAAATTGAGCAAAAACCGTATTGATCAGGAAAAGAGAGTAGTAGAGTTGATGATTCGCCTTTACTGCCGTAAAAAAGAAAAGAATGTCACGCTTTGCCCCCGGTGCGAAGAGTTGTTGCACTATGCACACGCCCGCCTGGACCGCTGTCCCTTCGGGGAGAAAAAGAAAGCATGCAAGCAGTGCAGCATACACTGCTACAAACCCGCCATGCGGGAACAGATGAGACGGGTGATGCGCTTTTCCGGTCCCCGGATGCTGATTTACGCTCCTTGGGAGGCAATCAAGCATCTGTTGGGATAGACATGGTCGGCTCTGAAAACGATTAAATCCATCAAACAGAAAAATACGTTTTGAAACTAATTCCATATATATCCTATCAAAAAAGCAACTAATCCTTCCTTTCTGCTAACAGCCTATAGAAACAAAAAAGCACTGATAGAAAGTCAAGACAGAGAAGAGTGGAAGAATATGCAAAAATGCAGCTTCATTATCTTATAAAGATGCAATAAAAAGGAAATATATGCAGTGATTCCAACCATCAGAGCCTGCATTGGAAGGAAAGTAACGGTGCATTCCTTTCAAAACAACGGTGCATCCCTTTCAAACCAACGGTGCATCCTCTTCCAAGCAACGCTGAAAGGGTAAAAAAGGGAGATTGATCCGGCCATTTCCGAATTATCAGGACCCTTGAAGCGAAGCGATCCGAACTGACAAAAAGTTCGGTTCCCGGCCGTACACTTTCGATCCGAAAGCAGACCAGGCGTATACAAAGCATAAAAGCCGGAATGCCGCAAGATCGGCGTCACCACGCTCCGTCCCTAATCGCCTGTAATCGTTTTTTTTCAAATCCATTCGCCACCGGGGACAAAACAAGGCTGCCGGTAAGTGATAGAATATACAAAATGACATTTTATCGCTGCGGATGTTTTCCCGTTCCCCCTTATCATCAACTTTTCCAGAATCCGGGATAGAAAAGCAAAAGTACACTAAAGAGCTCCAACCGTCCTATCAGCATCAGAAATGAAAGTACCCACTTGGCAGCGTCGGGTAATCCATTCCACGAATAGGCTGGGCCACAAGATCCCAATCCCGGTCCCACATTACCGATACTGGAGATCACCGTACCGATGGACTCGGAAAAGCCGACACCCAAGAACAGGAGAACTGCCCAACCAAGAATGACGATGATAAGATAAAAAGCAAAAAACATACCCACAGTAGACACAATCGAAGGTGAAACGCTCTGCTTGTTGACTCTTACCGGCAATACGGCATTGGAATGCAATAAATGCTTGAATTCATTCCGGATAGAGCGGGCAATAATCAGCAAACGCATGTTCTTGATACCACCGCTGGTAGAACCGGTACATCCTCCCGAGAGCATGGCAATCAGCAACAACAACCACGTAAAGGCAGGCCAAAGATTATAGTCGTCTGTGGCAAATCCGCAAGAAGTATGTGCCGTAGCCACCTGAAACAGCGACTTACGGAAAGCCGTCTCCCAGTCATAATGATTTTGAAAGACCAGTGCGAAAGTGATCAGAAAAGTCAGGATAGCGACAGAACCGAGGAACCAACGTAATTCTTCGTCCCTCAAAAGACGACTGACTTTACCGCGAAGGCACATCAGGAATAATGCAAAATTGACTCCCGAAAGAAGCATGAATATAGCGACCACATATTCGATAAACGGTGAATTCCAATACGAAATACTGGCCTGCTTGGTAGAATATCCACCGGTGGCCGTCGTAGCAAATGACTGGCAGACAGCATCAAAAAGGCTCATACCTCCCAGCATCAGCAAAATGGTTTCTGCCAGTGTCAATATCAGGTAGACTGTCCATAGCCATTTGGCCATCACATTAATCTTAGGATGGGTACGGTCGTGGGTTACTCCCGTAGACTCGGCGGAAAAAAGCTGTACTCCCCCACTGGTGAAAGCGGGCAATACGGCAATTGTGAAAAAAACAATCCCCAGCCCCCCAATCCATTGTGTCAGGCTTCGCCAGAAAAGCATACCATGCGAAAGCGATTCGATATCATCAAGAATCGTAGCTCCCGTAGTAGTAAATCCCGACATGGTCTCGAAGAAAGCATTAGTCAACGAGTCAATACTTCCGCTCAAATAAAAAGGCAACATACCGAAAAGTGTGAAAAACACCCACGAAAGTGTCACAATGCAGTAACCGTCACGCCGGCTCAACCGATTTTCCGCACCACGTCCATAAAACATCAGTAACGCACCGGACAGGAGGTTGATACCCGCCGTATAAAGGAAATACTTGTAATCGCTTTCACCATAAACCACGGATATGCCGGAGCAGAGTACAAACATTCCCGCCTCTATAAAAAGTAAGACCCCAAGTACGCGCCCTATCATTTTGCCGTTTATCAGACTGTTATTCCGTTTACTAACGTATATGTCCGTCGACAGGTATTCTTCCATAACACACGATTTTTTTTGCGAAAGGCATATAGCCAATATCGTGCCAAAACGGAAAGAAAAAGTGCAAGTAAATAGTTACCAGACAAATAGATTTTCCATTCAAGTATCGAACAGTGATCATCACCCTACCATTTTGATAGGATCAGCTTTTCAAAACGAAAAGGTGCATCTTCAGGAAAGCCGGTTATCCCTGCATAAAAAGTTTATGCTTCATTTCTGAACTGAACAGGCGAGAAGCCTGTATATTTACGGAAAAAACGCGCGAAAGAAGAAGAGTTCGGAAAACTAAGTTTATCCGCTATCTCTGTGACACTCAAATCCGTTGATCTCAGCATCAGTTTGGCTTCTCTCAGTATAAAATCCGCCATCCAATAGTGAAACGTTTGCCCGGTTTGTTTCTTTATACTCCTCATCAGGTATTTATCCGATATACACAACCGGCTCGCATAAAAGGCTGCCATCCGTTCTTGTGTGCAATATTTATGCAACAGACTGAAGAAACCATCTACCAATTTATCTTGCCGGGACATCTCTACCGAAATATTTCTACCCGAATACATCCGGCACACTTCCAGTACCAAAGAGAACAGCATCCCTTTGATAACTTCTGACGGACATTCGGCATCCAAATAACGATGATAAATGAAATGATAATACATCTTTATCAAACTGAAATCCTCCGGGGACATTGGCAGACAAGGTGCATTAGTAACCTGATTCGATATGTCTGCCTTCAACAACAGGGGAAAATCGGACAGAAAGTCGAAACTGAATGAAAGATACTGAAAAAGAAAATCCTGCGTACACGAAAGCCGGAGGAGTAGATGCCCCGGCGGAAGAAACAAGAAAGTCCGTTCGAGCAACAGCATGCTTTTGCCATCTATCCGTACCATGGCCTTCCCTTTTAATATAACCACGAAATAAACCTTACCAAAAGGATTGCGCACGGCTCTCCCTGTAGGAAAAAGTGACGAAAGATTGCTGCTCGGAGGCGTCATCTCAAACTGCTTCGACTCATCAGACAGATTACACATATTACATATAATAGACCTGAGCAAAGATAAGCGATTCTACCGGAATAACGACCTGCTTTTGGTTACTATTTGAACGAACCTCGCATGATATCGGACGAAATAGTATGCAAAAATAACGGCAACTTTGCAACCGGAACTAATCAAACAATATAACAATGACGAAAAGAATAGGAAACTCCAGGCTTTACATCCTGATATTTATAGGGATTGTATCAGCATTCGGTCCGTTCGTGACCGATTTTTATCTGCCGGCCCTGCCAGTGTTGAGCGAATATTTCGATACTACGGCTTCGCTGGTGCAGCTTAGTCTGACTTTCAGTATGGTGGGATTGGCAGTAGGGCAATTAATCATAGGTCCACTGAGCGACAAATATGGACGTAAACTGCCTCTAATGGTCTCATTAGTGATCTTCTGTATTTCCACAGTAGGATGCCTTTACTCGCCGGAGATCCATGGCTTTATCTTCGCCCGTTTGTTGCAGGGGTTGTCCGGAGCCGGAGGAGTCGTGATTTCCAAGTCCATAGCCATTGACCTTTACCAGGGAAAAGAACTAACACGTTTTTTCGCCATGCTGAGTTCCGTACAGGGATTAGCTCCCGTCTGTGCCCCAGTATTGGGCGGAATATTACTCGGAGCGATGGATTGGAAAGGTATCTTCTGGATATTATTGGCTATAGGCATACTATTGATTGTCGCCTTGTCTGCCTTCAAGGAATCGTTGGAGATTAAGAAACGCCAAAAAGGGAATGTCTTTTCTACATTCAAATATTATCTGCCGGTACTCCGTAACAGGCAATTCATGCGCTATGTCTTGATACAAGCATTCGCCATGGGGGTCATGTTCACCTATATCGCAGCATCTCCCTTTATTTTCCAAAACCACTTCGGGACCTCACCTTTTGCTTACAGCCTCTGTTTCGGTGTCAATGCATTAGGCATTATGTTGGGCAGTCTGGCTGTCTCCCGGTTTAAAGATGCGACAGCAGCTCTACGTTTCGGAGTAGCAGGTTTCACAACCATGAGTCTTCCGGTTGCTGCTGCACTAATTTTCAGTCCATCCGTCTGGATTGTAGAAGGAACACTGTTTTTCCTCCTTGCATTTTTAGGATTAATCCTTCCCGGTTCCACAACGCTTGCACTTGATATGGAACGTAAGAATTCGGGTAATGCATCGGCCCTGTTGGGATTCCTGATGTTCGTGTTTGGAGGGCTGCTGTCCCCGTTGACGGGAATAGGCAATATGCTTTACTCTACCGGTATCATTATCGTGGCTTGCTGTGTCGGGACATGGTTCTTTACTTATAAAGCAACCTCATCCGCCCGCTAGCCGACTATTACAAAACAAGATATGGAAAATACAGCTTATTCACTTTCCACATTCCGTACCTTGTCTTATTTTTATTTCTTATCTTTGCCTCAAACCCCTGGACATGAATTCAGATATGAAACGAGCCATTATCATCGGAGCTACTTCAGGTATCGGCCGCGAAGTGGCAAAACAACTTCTCTTACAAGGCTGGCGCCTCGGCATTGCAGGGCGTAGGCTTCCGGCACTTGAAGCACTGCAAAGCAGTGCTCCGGACCTTATAGAAATCGCAGTTCTGGATGTCACCCAACCGGATGCAACACCCAAACTCAATAACCTGATCAGACGGGTCGGAGGCATGGATCTGTTCCTTCTAAGCTCCGGCATCGGTTACCAGAACATGGAACTGAATCCGGACATCGAACTGGATACCGCCCGTACCAATGTAGAAGGATTCATGCGGATGGTAGATACCGCTTTCCACCACTTCCGTGAGCATGGCGGCGGTCAGTTGGCAGTCATCAGTTCCATTGCCGGGACAAAAGGATTGGGAGTAGCCCCTGCCTATTCTGCTACGAAACGGTTTCAGAACACCTACATCGATGCATTGGAACAGCTGGCCGGAATGCAAAAACTGAACATCCGCTTCACGGACATCCGCCCGGGATTCGTATCTACCGACTTACTGAACGACGGAAAACACTATCCGCTACTGATGCGGCCGGAAAAGGTAGCCAAACGGATTGTACGGGCACTGAACCACCGCCAACGGGTAGTGGTGATAGACTGGCGCTATGCCATTATCGTCTTTTTCTGGCGAATGATTCCGCGCCGGATATGGAAACAATTACCCATACGGACAGGGCAGAAACCGACAGAAAAAAATAGCAAGATCGGATAACCGCTCTTTCAGTAAAACCCGCTACATTTGTCCCGGAACCCAACGGAACAAAAACAATGAAGAGCGATACTGAAGAGAAATATCTGCAACAGGTGAACCGGGTGATAGATTATATCAACTCACACCTCAACGAACCTTTGCGGGTGGAAACACTGGCACGTGAAGTATGCCTATCGGAGTATCACTTCCATCGCATTATGCGGGCTTACCTGCATGAACCGCTGGCTACGTACATCGCCCGGCAACGAGTGGAACGTGCGGTAATGTACCTGCAAATGAAGAATATCCGTCTGGCGCAAGTGGCAGAGATGGTCGGATACGAAACGCCACAATCGTTATCGAAAGCATTCAAGCAGTTTTTCGGGATATCCCCCACCGCCTACCGCAAACGGCGTGCAGAACGTTACGAAGAATTCAGCACTCTGAAAAAGGAGTCTCTGAAACCGGAAATCCTGACAGAACCGGAATTGAAGCTGGTATATATCCGCATCATCGGGCGTTATGGTGAAGAGGAACCTTACATAGAAGCGTGGAGAAAACTGAGAGATTTTCTCCAAATAAACGGTCTTCTGACTCCTTCTACCCGCTGGATAGGCATCAGCTTTGACGACCCCACAGTAACGAAAACCGAACAATGCCGCTTTTACGCTTGTGCAACAGTGGAACACGATGTATCACCGCAAGGCGCTTTTGGCATGAAGACGATTCCGCAGGGACGCTATGCCGTCTACACACTCCGCGGAAGCTACAGTGGTTTGCAAGAAATGTATGACCGGATTTACTCGCATCCACTGCCTACAGCATTTCGTGATGCAACTTCATTTGAAGAATATCTTAATTGCGAACCAGATACGGAAGAAAAAGATTACGTGACAAGAATATATATCCCTATTGAATAACCCATTAAAAACAGAAAAAGAATGGAACAGAAATTTTGCCAGAGCTGCGGCATGCCGCTTAACCCGGAAGTATTGGGAACAGAAAAGGATGGTAGCAAAAACGAAGAGTATTGCACCTATTGTTATGCCGACGGACATTTCACCGTGGAATGCACGATGGACGAAATGATTAACCAATGCGCACAGTTCGTAGACGAATTCAATAAAGGCTCGGAAGTGAAAATGACGAAGGAAGAGGCCATTGCAAACATGAAGCAATTCTTCCCAATGCTGAAAAGGTGGAAACAGTGAAGAGGATGGGCAACAGTCAGCTTCCTCCGAGGGATTTTATGACGGAATGGTAACAGAACAAGTTCACCACGGATTACACGGATTAACACAAACTCTTATAATCTCTTGGTCAATAAAGTGTTGAAGAAAAAGATCTTCTCTGTGAGACTCTGTGTTGCTCTGTG containing:
- a CDS encoding AraC family transcriptional regulator, producing MKSDTEEKYLQQVNRVIDYINSHLNEPLRVETLAREVCLSEYHFHRIMRAYLHEPLATYIARQRVERAVMYLQMKNIRLAQVAEMVGYETPQSLSKAFKQFFGISPTAYRKRRAERYEEFSTLKKESLKPEILTEPELKLVYIRIIGRYGEEEPYIEAWRKLRDFLQINGLLTPSTRWIGISFDDPTVTKTEQCRFYACATVEHDVSPQGAFGMKTIPQGRYAVYTLRGSYSGLQEMYDRIYSHPLPTAFRDATSFEEYLNCEPDTEEKDYVTRIYIPIE
- a CDS encoding multidrug effflux MFS transporter, producing the protein MTKRIGNSRLYILIFIGIVSAFGPFVTDFYLPALPVLSEYFDTTASLVQLSLTFSMVGLAVGQLIIGPLSDKYGRKLPLMVSLVIFCISTVGCLYSPEIHGFIFARLLQGLSGAGGVVISKSIAIDLYQGKELTRFFAMLSSVQGLAPVCAPVLGGILLGAMDWKGIFWILLAIGILLIVALSAFKESLEIKKRQKGNVFSTFKYYLPVLRNRQFMRYVLIQAFAMGVMFTYIAASPFIFQNHFGTSPFAYSLCFGVNALGIMLGSLAVSRFKDATAALRFGVAGFTTMSLPVAAALIFSPSVWIVEGTLFFLLAFLGLILPGSTTLALDMERKNSGNASALLGFLMFVFGGLLSPLTGIGNMLYSTGIIIVACCVGTWFFTYKATSSAR
- a CDS encoding nitrous oxide-stimulated promoter family protein, whose protein sequence is MSKNRIDQEKRVVELMIRLYCRKKEKNVTLCPRCEELLHYAHARLDRCPFGEKKKACKQCSIHCYKPAMREQMRRVMRFSGPRMLIYAPWEAIKHLLG
- a CDS encoding DMT family transporter — encoded protein: MNINSKAKGFVCGAVAAATYGMNPLFTLPLYKEGMSVDSVLFYRYGFAVLILGILMKVQGQSFALKKNEVLPLIVGGLLFSASSLLLFLSYKHMDAGIASTILFVYPVMVALIMFLFFHEKVSLLTVFCILLALSGIGLLYKGEGGETLSLVGMLLVILSSLSYAVYIVGVNHSTLKLMSTAKLTFYALLFGLSIYIVRLNFCSDLQAVPSLPAWGNILAMAFLPTVISLVCTAVSIHTIGSTSTAILGALEPVTALFFGVMIFGERLTPRLMLGILMILVAVTFIVVGKPLMTFLKEEVAGGMKRKLTR
- a CDS encoding SDR family NAD(P)-dependent oxidoreductase — translated: MKRAIIIGATSGIGREVAKQLLLQGWRLGIAGRRLPALEALQSSAPDLIEIAVLDVTQPDATPKLNNLIRRVGGMDLFLLSSGIGYQNMELNPDIELDTARTNVEGFMRMVDTAFHHFREHGGGQLAVISSIAGTKGLGVAPAYSATKRFQNTYIDALEQLAGMQKLNIRFTDIRPGFVSTDLLNDGKHYPLLMRPEKVAKRIVRALNHRQRVVVIDWRYAIIVFFWRMIPRRIWKQLPIRTGQKPTEKNSKIG
- a CDS encoding zinc ribbon domain-containing protein; the protein is MEQKFCQSCGMPLNPEVLGTEKDGSKNEEYCTYCYADGHFTVECTMDEMINQCAQFVDEFNKGSEVKMTKEEAIANMKQFFPMLKRWKQ
- a CDS encoding TrkH family potassium uptake protein → MEEYLSTDIYVSKRNNSLINGKMIGRVLGVLLFIEAGMFVLCSGISVVYGESDYKYFLYTAGINLLSGALLMFYGRGAENRLSRRDGYCIVTLSWVFFTLFGMLPFYLSGSIDSLTNAFFETMSGFTTTGATILDDIESLSHGMLFWRSLTQWIGGLGIVFFTIAVLPAFTSGGVQLFSAESTGVTHDRTHPKINVMAKWLWTVYLILTLAETILLMLGGMSLFDAVCQSFATTATGGYSTKQASISYWNSPFIEYVVAIFMLLSGVNFALFLMCLRGKVSRLLRDEELRWFLGSVAILTFLITFALVFQNHYDWETAFRKSLFQVATAHTSCGFATDDYNLWPAFTWLLLLIAMLSGGCTGSTSGGIKNMRLLIIARSIRNEFKHLLHSNAVLPVRVNKQSVSPSIVSTVGMFFAFYLIIVILGWAVLLFLGVGFSESIGTVISSIGNVGPGLGSCGPAYSWNGLPDAAKWVLSFLMLIGRLELFSVLLLFYPGFWKS
- a CDS encoding helix-turn-helix domain-containing protein, with amino-acid sequence MCNLSDESKQFEMTPPSSNLSSLFPTGRAVRNPFGKVYFVVILKGKAMVRIDGKSMLLLERTFLFLPPGHLLLRLSCTQDFLFQYLSFSFDFLSDFPLLLKADISNQVTNAPCLPMSPEDFSLIKMYYHFIYHRYLDAECPSEVIKGMLFSLVLEVCRMYSGRNISVEMSRQDKLVDGFFSLLHKYCTQERMAAFYASRLCISDKYLMRSIKKQTGQTFHYWMADFILREAKLMLRSTDLSVTEIADKLSFPNSSSFARFFRKYTGFSPVQFRNEA